One Pyrenophora tritici-repentis strain M4 chromosome 5, whole genome shotgun sequence DNA window includes the following coding sequences:
- a CDS encoding Acs, Acyl-coenzyme A synthetase-AMP-(fatty) acid ligase, whose amino-acid sequence MNGTCTNGTNGSNGTPSGPKLLWKHSSPETTPMHQFLQSVNKTHGLKLSSYKELHQWSIENIDQFWKRTWEFVGVRHQGTPSSAVDPNAPMFPRPAFFPGATLNFAENLLFPTQEVDPESSAVIAATETTRESVTWRELRDRVKLCQAGMLALGLKEGDRVAGYVANHTNALVAMLAATSLGAVWTAVSPDTGVHAVLDRLRQIEPVLLFADNASFYNGRSHPVLPKVTEIVADLPSLQAAVIFPTVASVDFNVSSIPVVSGKAYEYATFTSLKSVPELTFKQLPPDHPVYILYSSGTTGAPKCIVHGAIGTLLQHKKEHIMHCSITPQSKLFYFTTCTWMMWHWLVSGLASGATLVLYDGSPFRYVDTSNPSISVPDDLAMHRLINEFDITHFGTSAKYLSVLEQKSVDPAAAGLALDKLEAIYSTGSPLAPSTFSYVYSAFPSTINLGSITGGTDIISLFGAPNPLIPVYEGEIQGPGLGMAIAAYDYTGADISSTGEPGDLVCNKPFICQPVAFWGKEGELKYWKSYFDKFTNEKHQPIWHHGDFVRFNPETGGLWMLGRSDGILKPAGVRFGSAEIYNVVLQYFPEDVADALCIGRRRETDTDETVILFLKMAEGRRISPDLVDRIKMTIRKSLSARHVPAVVDECPEIPVTTNGKKVEGAVKQILCGINVKTSASVANAECLDWYREWSNAN is encoded by the exons ATGAACGGAACGTGTACTAATGGTACTAATGGCTCCAATGGCACGCCGTCTGGCCCCAAACTTCTCTGGAAGCATAGCTCCCCAGAAACTACTCCCATGCACCAGTTCCTCCAATCCGTAAACAAAACACACGGCCTGAAACTGTCGAGCTACAAGGAGCTACACCAATGGAGCATCGAGAACATTGACCAGTTCTGGAAAAGAACATGGGAATTCGTGGGAGTAAGACACCAGGGAACTCCGTCATCA GCGGTGGACCCTAACGCACCCATGTTCCCACGGCCTGCATTCTTTCCAGGCGCGACATTAAACTTTGCTGAGAACCTTCTTTTTCCCACCCAAGAAGTCGATCCCGAATCATCCGCCGTCATCGCCGCGACCGAGACCACCCGCGAGTCAGTGACATGGAGGGAACTCAGGGACCGTGTGAAGCTATGTCAAGCTGGCATGTTGGCACTAGGCTTGAAGGAAGGCGACAGAGTCGCAGGCTATGTTGCGAACCACACCAACGCGCTAGTAGCCATGCTCGCTGCGACGTCGCTAGGTGCTGTATGGACTGCAGTCAGTCCAGATACTGGTGTGCATGCTGTACTCGATAGGCTACGGCAGATCGAGCCGGTACTGCTTTTCGCAGACAACGCATCCTTCTACAATGGGCGAAGTCATCCAGTGCTCCCCAAGGTCACTGAGATCGTCGCAGACCTTCCATCTCTCCAGGCTGCCGTCATATTTCCCACAGTGGCTTCCGTTGATTTCAACGTCAGTTCGATACCAGTGGTATCCGGAAAAGCCTATGAATATGCGACGTTCACATCCTTGAAGTCAGTCCCAGAGCTTACGTTCAAGCAACTCCCACCAGATCACCCTGTTTACATATTATATTCGAGTGGTACAACTGGTGCACCAAAATGTATTGTTCACGGTGCTATCGGAACATTGCTGCAGCACAAGAAAGAGCACATCATGCACTGCTCGATAACGCCTCAGTCAAAGCTCTTCTATTTCACGACTTGCACTTGGATGATGTGGCATTGGTTGGTCAGTGGTCTTGCATCAGGCGCTACACTGGTCCTCTATGACGGTTCACCATTCCGATATGTCGATACATCTAACCCATCGATTTCTGTACCGGACGACCTCGCCATGCATCGCCTCATTAATGAGTTTGACATCACTCACTTTGGGACTTCTGCGAAATACTTGTCTGTTCTAGAGCAGAAGTCGGTTGATCCTGCCGCTGCGGGTCTCGCACTGGACAAGCTGGAGGCCATCTACTCCACGGGATCGCCGCTCGCCCCGTCAACCTTCTCCTACGTCTACTCCGCATTCCCCTCGACTATCAACCTTGGTAGCATCACTGGCGGCACAGACATCATCTCCCTCTTTGGCGCACCAAATCCACTCATACCCGTCTATGAAGGCGAGATCCAGGGCCCTGGTCTCGGTATGGCCATCGCAGCGTACGACTATACCGGGGCGGACATTTCTTCGACCGGCGAACCTGGCGATCTGGTATGCAACAAGCCCTTCATATGCCAACCAGTAGCATTCTGGGGCAAAGAAGGCGAATTAAAGTACTGGAAGTCATACTTTGACAAATTTACAAACGAGAAACATCAGCCCATCTGGCATCATGGCGACTTTGTACGCTTCAACCCTGAGACTGGGGGCTTGTGGATGCTTGGTCGCAGTGACGGTATTCTCAAACCTGCAGGTGTACGTTTCGGATCGGCGGAGATTTACAACGTGGTGCTCCAGTACTTCCCAGAGGATGTCGCAGATGCGCTGTGCATTGGCCGGAGGAGAGAGACTGATACCGACGAGACGGTCATCCTGTTTCTCAAGATGGCCGAAGGCCGTCGCATTTCGCCTGATCTGGTTGACCGAATCAAGATGACGATCAGAAAGTCGCTCAGCGCACGTCACGTACCCGCTGTAGTGGACGAGTGTCCTGAGATTCCGGTCACCACCAACGGAAAGAA GGTTGAAGGCGCTGTCAAGCAGATTTTGTGTGGCATCAACGTCAAGACGAGTGCCAGTGTCGCAAATGCTGAATGTTTGGACTGGTACCGAGAGTGGTCGAACGCAAATTAG
- a CDS encoding 60S ribosomal protein eL22 yields MSTTKRNAAAKKGQKVTKKFIINCSQPVNDKIFDIQAFEKFLHDRIKVEGRTGNLGDTIQISQQGDGKIEVIAHQEFSGRYLKYLTKKFLKKQQLRDWLRVVSTSKGVYELRFFNVVNDEADEDDE; encoded by the exons ATGTCCACAACC AAGCGCAACGCCGCCGCCAAGAAGGGCCAAAAGGTCACCAAGAAGTTCATCATCAACTGCTCGCAGCCCGTCAACGACAAGATCTTCGACATCCAGGCTTTCGAGAAGTTCCTCCACGACCGCATCAAGGTCGAGGGCCGCACTGGTAACCTTGGCGACACTATCCAGATCAGCCAGCAGGGCGATGGCAAGATCGAGGTCATTGCGCACCAGGAGTTCTCCGGCCGCTACTTGAAGTACCT TACCAAGAAGTTCCTCAAGAAGCAGCAGCTCCGTGACTGGCTCCGCGTCGTTTCCACCTCCAAGGGTGTTTACGAGCTCCGCTTCTTCAACGTTGTCAACGACGAGGCGGATGAGGATGACGAGTAG
- a CDS encoding PAT1 domain containing protein gives MANTDRKDFSYQVYSQGQTLPTTIVAPVQPPDSNCPHHAPLLQMAQRPAPDGENPMQKFVNAPLSALPVGLSAKYRVGTSASGGCTCGHNTGIPKDAMTRELDSMTLGTVHKMQ, from the coding sequence ATGGCAAACACCGATCGCAAAGATTTCTCCTACCAAGTCTATAGTCAGGGCCAGACCCTTCCAACCACCATCGTAGCGCCTGTGCAGCCTCCAGATAGCAATTGTCCCCATCATGCACCCCTATTGCAGATGGCGCAGCGACCTGCCCCCGACGGAGAGAATCCTATGCAGAAGTTCGTCAATGCTCCGCTCTCCGCGCTTCCCGTTGGCCTTTCGGCAAAGTACCGTGTCGGAACTTCCGCATCCGGCGGTTGCACTTGCGGCCACAACACTGGCATCCCAAAGGACGCAATGACTCGCGAACTCGATTCTATGACGCTTGGCACGGTTCACAAGATGCAGTAG